Genomic segment of Candidatus Binatia bacterium:
GACACCCATAGCTCGTCCGGTTGGTACAGGCCCGCCCCGAGCCACCCCTTTACGAGTGCGCTGGCCATGTTGCCGGCGCCGACTATTCCAACTGCTCGTGGAGATGTTGCGGCGCCCGTGGCGCGCTTACGGGCCGCGGCCGGCCTGGTCCCCGTCTTCGTGTCCTTCATGTGCCCTTCCTCGGCTGGTTCGGCGCAGTTAGCCACATTCCCTCGGCCGGCGACAAATGCCTCGGAGAGCCCACGCCGTTCATGAGCGCTCTCCGAAAATCGCGCGGCCGATCCGCACCAGGGTTGCGCCCTCCTCGATTGCGACCTCGAAATCGTCGGACATACCCATCGACAGCTCCCGCAGCGGGGCATTGGGAGCGGCGTCCACCGCGATCGCGTCGCGCAACTCGCGCAGCGCCCGGAAGAACGGTCGCATCGCCTCGGCACTTCGTTGGGGCGGCGGGATCGCCATGAGTCCATCTATCACTAATACCGGCACGGTCGCGAACGCACGCAACAACGCCGGCAGAGCCGCCGGCGCCACGCCGCTCTTGCTCGCCTCCGCACCGAGATTGATCTCGACAAGCACCCGGATCACCCGCTGTCGCGCCGTGGCCAGTGCCGCGAGGGTGCGACCGAGGGCGACGCTGTCGAGCGTGTGTATGACGTCGAACAGATCGACCGCGCGGGCACTCTTGTTCCGCTGCAAGTGACCGATGAGATGCCAGCGGGCCGGCCGACCGACCAGTGGCATCTTGGCGGCCGCCTCCTGCACGTAGTTCTCGCCGACGTCGGTGGCGCCCGCGTCGATCGCCGCGGCCACGGCGGCCGCCGACTGAGTCTTGCCGACGGCCACGATCGTGACCGCGCCGGGCGGCCGTCCGGCCCGCCGCGTGGCCGCTTCCACCCGGTCGCGGACGCTCTGCCAGTTGCCGGCAACGTCGATCATGTTCGGGCCACGGACGGCGCCGACCCGACCGGCAAGCGGCGGCGGAGCATGGCGGCCACCTCTTCGACGGGCAGTCCCATGACGTTGCTGTAGGAGCCGTCCAACCGAACCACGAAACCGGCTCCGCCCCCTTGCACCCCGTAGGCCCCCGCCTTGTCGAAGGACTCTCCGGTGTCGAGGTAGGCCTCGATTTCAGAAGGCTCCAGGGCTCTGAACTCGACCGCCGTCTCGACGCCGATCTCGTCCAGTTCACCGCTCGGAGCGACCAACGCAACCGCCGTCCAAACCCGGTGTGTGCGTGCCGAGAGGGTGGTCAACATCCGCCACGCGTCGTCGCGGTCGACCGGCTTGCCGAGGACCGTCTGTCCGACAATGACCACCGTGTCGGCGCCGAGCACGTGCGCCGCCGGAAACGTCCGGGCCACCGCCAGCGCTTTCTCGCGGGCCAGGCGGACGGCGAAGTCTGCCGGCGCCTCACCGGGGAGGATCGTTTCGGGCACGTCGCTCGGAACCACGTCAAAGGCAATCCCCAGCTCTGCCAGCAGGGCGTGGCGCCGGGGCGAAGCGGAGGCGAGAATCAAGCGGGCGGTCATGACCTTATATAAAAAACCGGGACTCGCCCATTCATAGGGCGATGCGGCAGGTTGTCAACGAAAGCCCCGCAGGTCGAGTGAGAAGTCCGCGAGAACTCCCCGCCCTTGCCCGCGGCGCCGCCGCCGAGTCATCATGCGGGCGACCATGCGAACCTACCGCCTCAGGCATCGGGTCTCGCACGCCGCAGTAGACTTCCTCGGCGAGATGAAGGTGTCGGCCTTGCTCGGCGTGCTCGAACAGGCCGGCGTCGAGGCATCGACGGACGCCGGGTTCGATCCGGCGTGGTACACGGCGGCGAACCGTACGTGGGTAATTCACCGTACTCGCCTGCGACGTCTGGTGCCGGTCGGGGGCCTCGATACACTCGACCTGGAGACGCAAATCGCCGACTTCCGCCGCGCGCGTTCCTTGCGCCGCTACCTTGTTCGCCGCGGCGACACGCCGGTGGTTACCGCAACC
This window contains:
- a CDS encoding Maf family protein; the encoded protein is MTARLILASASPRRHALLAELGIAFDVVPSDVPETILPGEAPADFAVRLAREKALAVARTFPAAHVLGADTVVIVGQTVLGKPVDRDDAWRMLTTLSARTHRVWTAVALVAPSGELDEIGVETAVEFRALEPSEIEAYLDTGESFDKAGAYGVQGGGAGFVVRLDGSYSNVMGLPVEEVAAMLRRRLPVGSAPSVART
- a CDS encoding YggS family pyridoxal phosphate-dependent enzyme, with the translated sequence MIDVAGNWQSVRDRVEAATRRAGRPPGAVTIVAVGKTQSAAAVAAAIDAGATDVGENYVQEAAAKMPLVGRPARWHLIGHLQRNKSARAVDLFDVIHTLDSVALGRTLAALATARQRVIRVLVEINLGAEASKSGVAPAALPALLRAFATVPVLVIDGLMAIPPPQRSAEAMRPFFRALRELRDAIAVDAAPNAPLRELSMGMSDDFEVAIEEGATLVRIGRAIFGERS